TGAAATGAGGAACGTCATGGAGTTTTGGTATCCCCTCTCCCGTGCAACAGCGCTGTGCGCTGCCGCGCTGGCGGCCGGCCTGCTCACGGGGTGCGCCGCGCCGGCCAAGCGCGAAGTGCTCTCCACCACGCAGATCTACCCCGCCATCGGGCCCTATTCGCAGATGGTGGCGCATGGCAACACGATCTATTTCTCGGGCGTGCTGCCGCTCAATGCTGCGGGCAACGCAGTGCAGGGCACCACCATCGAGGAGCAGACTCGCGCGGTGCTGGACTTCATCGGCGCCAAGCTGCGGTCGCAAGGCCTGTCGCACGAGGACGTGCTGGCCACCACCGTCTACATGAAGGACCTCGGCGAGTTCGCCGCCATGAACAAGGTCTACGGCGAGTACTTCCGCAGCGCCGCGCCCGCGCGCGCCACGGTGGAAGTGGCGCGGCTGCCGCGCGACGTGAAGATCGAAATCGCAGCGGTCGTCGGCCGCCGCTGAAGGCCCGGTTGTTCCCCAGGAGGATTCCCATGATCGAAACCACTCCGATGGCGGCCGCAGCCGCCGACGCTTCCCCCGTCCTCGAGCTGTCTGCCGCGGCGCCGCGCTGGAGCGCGAAACGGCGCGACTTCCTGCGCATGCTCGGCTACGGCGCAGGGGCCGCCACGCTCGGGCCGCTGGTGGCCGCATGCGGCAGCAGCGGCGCGCAGACGGCCGCCGAATCCCTGCGTGCGCAACTCGTGCGCGACGAGGCGTTCTGGTCCGGCGTGCAGGACATGTTCGTGCTCAAGCCCGAGAAGACCTACATGAACATCGGCACGGGCGGCTCGATGCCCAAGCTGGTGCTCGACATCTTCGACACCGAGAACCGCAAGAAGGCGGCCGACTCCGGCAGCGGCTACGGCAACCTGCTGGACCTGCGCAAGCAGGTGGCGCCCGGCTTCGGGGTGGATGCCGACGAACTGGCCTTCTCCGCCAACACCTCTTCGGGCATGTGCCATGCCATCCTCGGCATCGACTGGCAGCGCGGCGACGTGGTGGTGACCACCAACCACGAGCACGGCGGCGGCGACACGCCGCTCAAGATCGCGACGGACCGCTACGGCATCGAGGTGTCGCGCATCGCCATGCCGGTGGGCAACAACCAGACCGCCGCCACCTACGTGACCCTGTTCGACGAGCGCATCCGTGCGCTCAAGGCGCAGGGCAAGCGCGTGCGCGCCATGATGTGGTCGTCTCCCACGTACAAGACCGGCACCATGCTGCCGATCGCGGAGCTGATGGCCGTCGTGAAGGCGCACGAGCTCATCAGCATCGTGGACGGCGCGCACCTGCCGGGCATGATGGCCTACAACTATGCCGAACTGGGCATGGACTTCATGTCGGGCGCGGGGCACAAGTGGCAGTGCGGGCCCGGCTCCACCGGCATTCTGATCGTGCGCAACAAGATGCGCGGCTCCAATCCGCTACCGCTGCCCAAGTGGTACCCGATCCACAC
The DNA window shown above is from Acidovorax sp. NCPPB 4044 and carries:
- a CDS encoding Rid family detoxifying hydrolase, with the translated sequence MEFWYPLSRATALCAAALAAGLLTGCAAPAKREVLSTTQIYPAIGPYSQMVAHGNTIYFSGVLPLNAAGNAVQGTTIEEQTRAVLDFIGAKLRSQGLSHEDVLATTVYMKDLGEFAAMNKVYGEYFRSAAPARATVEVARLPRDVKIEIAAVVGRR
- a CDS encoding aminotransferase class V-fold PLP-dependent enzyme — its product is MIETTPMAAAAADASPVLELSAAAPRWSAKRRDFLRMLGYGAGAATLGPLVAACGSSGAQTAAESLRAQLVRDEAFWSGVQDMFVLKPEKTYMNIGTGGSMPKLVLDIFDTENRKKAADSGSGYGNLLDLRKQVAPGFGVDADELAFSANTSSGMCHAILGIDWQRGDVVVTTNHEHGGGDTPLKIATDRYGIEVSRIAMPVGNNQTAATYVTLFDERIRALKAQGKRVRAMMWSSPTYKTGTMLPIAELMAVVKAHELISIVDGAHLPGMMAYNYAELGMDFMSGAGHKWQCGPGSTGILIVRNKMRGSNPLPLPKWYPIHTSSYAAKDRTTNGTETYDIAATITSCGSLHTPMFMALAQACAQWDGIGRKKIETYDLTLSSYLKEKIAERWGVDALYSPKDDPKLLSALTSFNPFPNKDDVMNAQKSSTFVARMLSDYPQGFVIRSADFPVIGAAGNHYGIRVSTHLWHDARDIDLLVDAMWDLSRKI